The following nucleotide sequence is from Salvia miltiorrhiza cultivar Shanhuang (shh) chromosome 7, IMPLAD_Smil_shh, whole genome shotgun sequence.
TGAGTAAATTAGTAGGTAGATGGAATGAGTATGTGTATGCGTGGACAGCGGTGGCAGTGTGAATTTATACCTTTGTTCGTTCTTACCTCATATCTACTATACAATGTTAAAATATAGTACTTACATTACATACTTGCTTCTAATTTGTCTGCTTTGCCTCAATcaaatctctctcctctctctaccGACAAAAATATACATAACGGAAATTTTAGGATTTTTTGTAATACACGTGGAAGTAATCCCACCATTCAAGATCAAGTATGAGATGAGTTCGATCTAACGAATTATGGAATAGAATTATATCACGTTTGAATAGCACGATATTGTGGGATGTTAATTTATTCACTTTTGGTAAACTAACTTCACGACTCATAACTATTGCCAGTTTTCTatcatacattttttttagGGGAGTTTTCTATCATATTTTGATCCATATTTACCCGtcattcatatatatacttCATGTAGCACACAAATTATAACAACATAAAATTATATATGGCTTTCGATTATGATTTGTATTTGAATGGAAGAAAAAAGGGGAAATTAGCAATGGAGTATAAAATAAGGTTTCTAGTTTTAAACAAAATCTTAAaactataaattatttaatatgttaagtataactttaaattatcataacttgTCCATTTTAAATTCTTCTTTTACATAtcacatatcaaattaaatacgcattttttatctttcatttaagacgtatattatatatttaattcaaaTCATAATTTAATGAAAACGTGCACTATCTACAAAATgagtagaaaaaaaaattaaagataattattGATGGAGATTAGTTGAGGGGCTAATTAATGGATGGTTAATCTGATTTCCATCTATTGATTTAAAATtttgtatatattatttttcttaatttataaaattgtcaccgaaattgatttgaaattaattttaattgaagatTCTTTTTTTATTAGAGTATAAAATTGGTAAGTTGTTATTTTCTTTTACAAGTTTCAAGTTTGGTTTGATGTTGAcccaaaattcaatttttgagACAACTATCCGTAATCCCATGCCCCGATTAACTAAACTAGTGCAATCATAGTATTGTGATTttacaataataacaacaaatGACTATTTCAATTATGAAATTGTTCTCAAATTACAAggccaaattttaattaaattagtgaaaGTGCAACTACTATGAAAAGCACCAAAATTCTATCATTCTCTGCATCTGAATTTGCACGCGGAACAAATTCTTTAATATCCAAGAAAAGCTCAATACTGGCTGaaatttaatactatataaatatatattcatatgTGTGTGTGAATTCACTCCCACTTTCTAATTTTACATAACCTTTATCTTTCGTAACCATGGCGTCATAAATTCATCACCTCCACATTCTCATTAAAAAtactttataattttcttttttacagTCCACTTGTTTTCCACTTGCAAAAaaggttttatttttattttattatgttatgTTATTTTAAagactatatatatacagtatACTTAGAGCTCGTTAGGTACGGGTGATTATAGTGTCTATTATACCTATGATACTCTAATATCTTATTTGGTAAGAAGTAATACGAAACACACGATACTCTATAaattaaaattcgaaaatattatactgatttACGTGATTATGTATATCACTTATGTATATCCTTGATGTAAGCTTGAGTGAGTGGTATCTCTGGTACCAATGAACTctcctttttatatataatttccttttctgataaaaaaaaaggtagCATAcgtgatacaaattttaattataattattattaactttgtataatcttaatacatcatattatattttacatatatttcAATACATTGTatcaaacatgatattaatatgatatataataaaagACTACTCAATCAAACTTATCATATCTTATCTCATATCGCGTATCAAATGAgtccttaattaattataattgtttaaCTAGGATTTAGTTGGTTGGGGTGGGGATATGTGGCTAAGACAAAGGTCAACacaatcatcaattcatcaagtACTAAAATAACATACAAGATGGGCTGTCCCTCTGTTTTTGCTTTTCAAAAGGGCTTTAATCTttcctcatttttttattttcaattttgttgtTTTGGGAAAAGGAAGAGTGTGACAGCAATGGTTGATGGATTTGGATAAAAGTTAATAATTTTTCACTGTACTTAATTTCTTGTATCGATCAACAATTACACCCCAGCCATTGGATTTCATTTCATCATCAACTGCGTTCCCAACGGCCTATATTTCCCATTACTCTTGAGTGATGGGTCAAATGCATCACTATAATATTTATTTCCTTCGTCTCCAAATAATTAAGTGTCACAGTTGTTTAAAAATCGCATACTAAAAAAATCGTTTAAATTTACTCTTTACTCTTAGACTATTGCATGAAACTTCGAACAACTAAAGAATTTAAATTGAAGATAAAGGTAAAACGGGAAGTCTACTGTCACTTTTCTATAGAATTGTGAAATCAAACACAAATTAGGGGACAAATTTTACTTTCTAATCTATTACTACATTCTAATTAGCAGCATATAGAACATTactaatgtatttttttttttacggtGAAGTTACTCTATGGGCATGTTTGTTTGTCTGGAAAGTAATGTTACTTGGGAATGTTATTCCTAGAAAAATGATTCCATGATAAATGAATCCAAATAGATTCTTTTTCCTGTGTTTGGAAATACCAAAAATAATTCTTGGGATCcaactcaaaaaaaataattcttaGGATTCTGAATTTGTATCATTAAATAtatacagaaccgatcacctacccatcgtgggcatgcataacgtgcccactatgatgtgacaattgtaattatagtaagataattttaattagagtaagatttattagttatctttcctaattaaaattaccacatcagtggtgggcacgttatgcttgcccacggtagGTAGGTGATCAGTtctgtaaatatatatatatatatataggggcgcgctccaatgagaccccctatttttcgtgtaacatgagtacaatgaataagacatataatactaatgaacaaaacgtatatctaatgaacaagatgtatatactgatgaaaaatataatttaaaaaattcgtaatgaataagacatataaactgatgaacatggccgtatatactgatgaacaatgcagtatatactgatgaataacaaaatttaaaatattctgctccctccaggattcgaaccctgcgaaaaaaaatcaccctccagatacaatatcagccataggattgataaaataaacgcactagatcgtgccctagatctcactaaaattagggggtctcattggagcggcccctatatatatatatatatatatatatatatatatatatatatatatatgcaattaatcaatatataagagaattaaattataatttaatatgcataaaaATTTTCtgtaatcaatttatttaattagtaacAACAACGTACAttattaatgttaattatagCATTcatatttctaaaataataataataataataataataattcacaaTGCAAAATACAAGAATCCTATAATAATTATACATTACTACTTGCTTAAAAtaagtttttaattaataataataataataattaatgacaTAAAGTATGGTTTATAATTCTAATAATAAAATCATTTCCTTCTTAtaagttattaattaattaattaattacttaattaattaaataataataataataataataataataataataataataataataataataataataataataataataataataataataataataataatagtaataataataataataataataataataaatcacaatgcaaaatacaagaatcctaaaaatcaggaaaaagaatacctaaCAAAAGCTAGGGAATAAGAATACTGGAAAATTGCACTACATTCCTTGTTTTCAGGATTCATTTTACTTTCCCTGATTCATGAAAATTTAACAAAACAcagaaatttaatattttggaatcagATTATTTTTCTAGGACATAATCCAAATGGGGCCTATGTGCATTGTTGAAACACACGTTTATTTTACTGATAATTTTGGGGAATTTTCTGATTGCTATACAGATTATGATTTTTTGACGATGGAGTTTTGCTGCTCACCAAAAACATTTATCTCTTACAGTATCCCATTATTTTTAGTTGACAGGTTtactttataataattttaatatttggtAACTTGTTCTATCATAAAAATGTAATACTAAAAACAATGTGACAATTACCCCCCGAAAAAAAGTATGACTCGGTACAACGGAGTTCAGCTGCTTCAGCCTAGTTTAGATATTTGAGCAGGCCTATATATTAAATAGTTATAGCCCAAATAAGTTTACATGAAGCTCGTTAGGCCCATTTAACTGTTCTGTTGTTGAGACttcctcaaaaaagaaaaaaagttttattgttgaaacTTAGACGTGgataatgtttatttttttgttaacttcttatatattttaattatgatattattaatatatttattagatGTTTATTAGGTGaacatatttttaataattaaattatcgGCATACCATACcgaattttatcaattttaatttatcgaTTACTTTGGTATACTATGAAACTGTAGTATACCAAAACTTGGTACGGTATACTGAAACAAAGGTATGATAAGGTATAAAAATTTTATACAATGTAACTACAGGTAATGTAAAAGGTATGAAATTTCTTTATAGGTAAAGGTATAAAGTATGATGAATTTAAGAAAGTACATATACTGTACCGTCTCATCTCTACATCATCTTATAGGTAAAACAATAGTATCAATTTAGGGGACCTTTGCATtgcataattaataatatacatgattaaatattttcatCCTCAAGAGTAAAATTTTTCCAATGTCGCCAtttcaatgggatatgaatcaaacaaaactagctcaaatgatagaatTAATCAAAGGCATTGAGATAttccaaaatttcaattcattaaagtaaacaaataattagccttactatttttatctatcaaagctAATCATTTAGGGTGTgcttactttgatgaaaaatgagaggaaaaaaaatatattttcacctatttttcatcatttacacatatttattatgatgaaaatTTTTCTCCGAATGAGGTGGAATATTTTCTTGGGCAACTCTTTTTtactcattttctcttcaatgttggataatattatcctaagatagtggtgtgaaaatatttttctcatctttttttattcttttccaataaaaattttaGAATCAAATGCACCCTTGGAATACACGTCAATCCTACCGTACTGAAAATCAGGAATATcataattggaaaaaaaaaaaaaatagtgttgtAATTGCAACATTTCTAAAAAAGCCACATATAACTTGCAAATTCGGATAAGCACTGGCGTTATTTCCGGCTTGAGACACGCAATAGCAGCATGGGTTAGCCCGTTTGACATCCCTATAttcaatataaattattttatcagaTACATGCCACTATGTTGTATATAGTCAGGCTAATTTAGCACTTTGAATTTTAACTCAATATAATCTAAAGAAAGTAGAATCCCGCATTGTATGTTTCTGCATctaaaatattttgataatcCCATTTGCACCAATCAGATCAAACTATGAGATAATTTAAAGTTTCACCTGGAATTTTCTTCCCTTTTCAGCACTGATCAGCCAGCTTTTTCTTGAGCTCCTTCTTGTTCACCTTTCCCATAGCATTGCGAGGCAGCGATTCCCACAGCAACAGACGAGTCGGTATCTGTAAAACCAGCAGCAGTCATAAGCACACAACGATCCCTTTTAGCTTAAGACGTTTATCAAAAGATACAAGAGTGCTCTATTTATCATGTGATCGAATGATACCTTATACGGTGCGAGTTTCTCTTTTGCCCATGTGGACAGTTCTTCAAGAGATAGAGCCGGCTTCAACTCCTCGTCTCGTTTTCTTTTAATCTCTGAATCAGGTATAACGATAGCCGTTACAGCTTCCCCATAGGCTTTGTCGGGCAACCCCAACACACAACACTCTGAAATAGTTGGATGCTGCACCAGTAGAGTTGATTAAGTGTCGAGCGATAAATCTGAGTTGAGAAGAGCATTCTAGAAATTACTGCAACACGTCAGTCTTCAAGAAAAAAGATGAGAAACAAACCTCTAAAAGAACTGCCTCGATTTCTAGAGCAGATAATTTGTAGCCACCAACCTTCATAATATCAGCATTAGTACCTGAATTATGAAACACCATAATTAGGTAATGACTTCTGCCACAAGATTGTAAGCAATTTATTGATTTGGCAATTAATTTCTGCATAGAATAAATTTAAAGAATGCACTGCTAAGCTTGTAAAAGATGAAGAATGTAAGTGCAACTTCTATGTTGCAatttccaaaaaagaaaagaaaagaaaggcgACTCATTATCTGAGCCCCTTTTCAGTATTCACAGCAACCATGGATGCATGTTAAGTCATATCATAGTACAAACCCTTAGAATTGAAAGCTTTGAGAAGTTTAACATGCTTACGTCCCAAGATGACATAGTATCCATCTTCATCGATTCTGGCGGCATCTCCAGTTTTGAAGAAACCACCATCAATAAACGACTCCTTAGTCACCTGGAAACATCTCACAAAGAATTCGAATGAGAAGCTGGGTCCTCTTTTATCTAGGCCCTGTTACATATTTTGAAATACTCGTGAGTAGTTCATAATACCTCGGGCAGCTTCCAATATTCCTTGAACAATGAAGGACTTTTAATGTAAAGCTCGCCAACCTCAGCGTCTGTACTACCATCTTCTGCAAGGATCTTGGCCTATCACAACAAATGCATTTTGAGTATGttgtttattttaaagaaataagCAAAGCATCACACTCAGACTGCTAACCTGCACACCGGGAAGTGGCTTGCCGACTGTAGCCCCCTTCCGCTTGCCATGTAGGGGATTCGATAGTGCCATGACAAACTAGAAATTTTGAGACATCAATGTAAATCAGGAGTTGTTCATCAGGATCCTCAATTATAATCAACCTCAAGAAGTGATTGTGTAGATAGCACTGACCTCTGTCATGCCGTACCGTTCCAGAAGGCGGTGCCCGGTGATAGATTCCCACTGTTGCATAACTGGAAGAGGGAGAGCAGACGAGCCACACATCTGTCAATCAAGAAAAACACAATGAGTTCAATTACTGGTTTTACTACTTATTTTTTTCATGGTTTCACATCAAAGGGAAAAATTGGCCTACCATGAGACGCAACTTTCTTGCAGCTGTAGCAGAAGCAGTTTGTAGTTCGGGATCCATCGATTCATACCCTTGTATTAAACGTGTGTACATAGTTGGAACCTAGAGAAGTCAAAGGCAGCTAATATAGCATTATCAGAGCGACAATTTTCTACTTGATGCTGTAAAAGGCTCAACTTACTCCGGTGAACACAGTTATAGCACCTTCAGCTTTCGTTTGGTCATCTAGGTGAGATTCTCGCCATCTCTGCCAGATTCCCCTTACACTGAATTTCGGCATGAATTCAACCTTTTACAGAAGAGCATAAAATACATAAGGCATCAACCAACAGAAATTGCATTATGTGATGGAATCAGCAAAAAAGAGGCCTCAAAATTTATAATGATGGAATTTCTAGGGTGTTACCAATGAACCAGCATACAGAGGAGCAAGCAGCGCGTTAAACAGTCCGTGCACATGTATAAAAGAAGTTAAGACCAACAAGGAACACTTGGAAAGCATAACACTTAACAATAACTAGCTGATAAATGGAACATCAAACTAATGGAAGGAAAAACGTATTAATGGATATGATGTAGTGGAAGGCAGTGCAAGAATTGATCGTCGGATGTGTATCCCCAAGCATCTGATAGCATTTGGACCTGAAATCACAGCGATAACCAGAAGTTCTATGTGTTGTAAATGTAAAACGGGATACAAAAGTTCAACTTCAAGTATTTTCAACTTATTAAGATGGATATGATTGGAAGATGGCAAGTtctggaaaagaaaaaaagaagtatGTGATAGTAAAATTATGACGGTTATCATGATAAACTCCAGTGAAACAGGAATTCGTGGACATGAGAGAGCACTACATACCAATATGTTCAAGGATCGATAATAGCATACCAAATTGATTTCTCAAGAGGGAAACACGGGGTGCAAGCAATACCTGTGCTAATATACCTTCGTGTGTGTGCACAACTCCTTTAGGCTTTCCTGTCGTGCCACTTGTATAAATGATCAACGCAGGATCATCTCCTATGGTAAGGCACCAAATAAATCACTGAGTTCACTAAATAGCAGGCAGAATAAATCCATATGACCATGAAGGCAAACACACCACTAATCGCCTGAGAAACTTCAGTTTCCTGTGAATTTGTGCGATCAACTCCAGTTGATGAAACAGGAGGAAGGAGAGATAATTGAGAAGACGTCTTGGCTGCAACAGCTTTCATTAGTTCGTGATGATCTTCAGTACTCAGAATCATGGTAATATCCTATATCAACACAAGATCCAGAATATTACTGATCATATGTACACTAAATATCATGTAATTTTGTTTAGTCTTTGGCAAAAAATTTGATTAAAGAACGATGACCACAATGCTATTACAACCCTCTAGTAAATGTGGCCCAGAGCTTAATATATGCATAAAAGTACACAAGGTCAAGAATTGTATACTTCAGCGCTGGAAATATCTAACTTTTAGAATGCCAATCTAGAAAGTGGGCAGAGCTAGCAACATATCAGAATACATGATGAAGATAGACGAACCGCATCATTCATCACATGCAGAAGCTCTGCTTCCGGGTAGCTGAGTGCAAGGGGAACCGCAACACCTCCACTGAACCATGTTCCAAGCACTCCAGCAACAAACTCGGGAGAAGGTTTAGCAACAATTCCAACCCTAGCTCCAGCAAAATGGTTGTTTTTCCCAGGGCTATTGACCTACAAAATAAGCACTTATACATGGTATCATAGTCATTTCACAAACTCCCCACATCAAGAAGAAAAAGAATCGAATTATAGGATTCTGATAATAATTCCCCAAACACATCTGAAAGGCTGTATTCAGAATGTTACTTCCATTGTAAGTAGAActtttatcatttattcatcaaaTGCAAAGAAAGTGACCTTTACAGAAAAAGCATGAAAGATGCATATATTACCGAATTCGGTAAAATCTGCAGCCTAAGGACTGAGTGTACGAGGCAGAAAATACATTTCTACTCACAGTTTTTAAATCAGCACTGGATAACAAGTTAGATATGTTCTTAGCAGATTCAACCAGCTGATGATAAGTATGGCTTTTTTGATCAGATCTTATTGCAATACTATCTGGAGCTGTAGATCCTCTATGGGCAACTTTCTTGACCAGCTCCATGACTATACTATTACGTGTATCTGCAAATTGAGAGCGGAAAAATGAGACAAA
It contains:
- the LOC130992468 gene encoding probable CoA ligase CCL8 isoform X2 produces the protein MELVKKVAHRGSTAPDSIAIRSDQKSHTYHQLVESAKNISNLLSSADLKTVNSPGKNNHFAGARVGIVAKPSPEFVAGVLGTWFSGGVAVPLALSYPEAELLHVMNDADITMILSTEDHHELMKAVAAKTSSQLSLLPPVSSTGVDRTNSQETEVSQAISGDDPALIIYTSGTTGKPKGVVHTHEGILAQVQMLSDAWGYTSDDQFLHCLPLHHVHGLFNALLAPLYAGSLVEFMPKFSVRGIWQRWRESHLDDQTKAEGAITVFTGVPTMYTRLIQGYESMDPELQTASATAARKLRLMMCGSSALPLPVMQQWESITGHRLLERYGMTEFVMALSNPLHGKRKGATVGKPLPGVQAKILAEDGSTDAEVGELYIKSPSLFKEYWKLPEVTKESFIDGGFFKTGDAARIDEDGYYVILGRTNADIMKVGGYKLSALEIEAVLLEHPTISECCVLGLPDKAYGEAVTAIVIPDSEIKRKRDEELKPALSLEELSTWAKEKLAPYKIPTRLLLWESLPRNAMGKVNKKELKKKLADQC
- the LOC130992468 gene encoding probable CoA ligase CCL8 isoform X1, with product MGVFKTTNHMVRLSASSCPCSAYSPVRFLHSLTSFPLKVSNFSSQARLLSSDTRNSIVMELVKKVAHRGSTAPDSIAIRSDQKSHTYHQLVESAKNISNLLSSADLKTVNSPGKNNHFAGARVGIVAKPSPEFVAGVLGTWFSGGVAVPLALSYPEAELLHVMNDADITMILSTEDHHELMKAVAAKTSSQLSLLPPVSSTGVDRTNSQETEVSQAISGDDPALIIYTSGTTGKPKGVVHTHEGILAQVQMLSDAWGYTSDDQFLHCLPLHHVHGLFNALLAPLYAGSLVEFMPKFSVRGIWQRWRESHLDDQTKAEGAITVFTGVPTMYTRLIQGYESMDPELQTASATAARKLRLMMCGSSALPLPVMQQWESITGHRLLERYGMTEFVMALSNPLHGKRKGATVGKPLPGVQAKILAEDGSTDAEVGELYIKSPSLFKEYWKLPEVTKESFIDGGFFKTGDAARIDEDGYYVILGRTNADIMKVGGYKLSALEIEAVLLEHPTISECCVLGLPDKAYGEAVTAIVIPDSEIKRKRDEELKPALSLEELSTWAKEKLAPYKIPTRLLLWESLPRNAMGKVNKKELKKKLADQC